In Nilaparvata lugens isolate BPH chromosome 5, ASM1435652v1, whole genome shotgun sequence, the following proteins share a genomic window:
- the LOC111063518 gene encoding coiled-coil domain-containing protein 113 isoform X2, giving the protein MLLSSTQSPMDSSMGLDRSSLKEEFYPRYSEISNDDLKHLIKNALDAVFFLSIENNILEKYLGRVQPSSLTGMPQSIDTSNSIAQRIQLMMSYSGQKTRPTGSKSRGSVSIRSVPDTISDSGSPSLAPSRQALLSTTHRLSVSFFTELITRELEELKTALETLSKEGQATMFNLNAQIAEKRLALEAVKSLCAAFEQNVLIDGLDPLNGRLSSQKYLRFVNDTTLKDLELKYGKMRLRCSSVRSQLVRVRAQYEQRVELGDTIHAVDFDELTIHNKAHSKVIDDKNNQILKLKKVTAICGQNLITNYRNFERILEDHKNSVVKIKERENTLEKIISEAKEAGDGIELAQRQNTQIEELITNYTAPAVMDYIKLKAELLELKRNMNIWTRKVDLQQNTISLLTHKLKSKSGLEQKSHWLRRQDHKSANSSESTEDTSTKVQASTTKSVTRKNSRINV; this is encoded by the exons aTGCTTCTGAGCTCTACACAATCACCTATGGACTCTTCTATGGGACTTGATAGGAGCTCCCTCAAGGAAGAATTCTACCCTAGAT ATTCGGAGATTTCCAATGATGACCTGAAGCATCTCATCAAAAACGCTTTGGATGCAGTATTCTTCTTGTCAATcgaaaacaatattctagaaAAGTACCTCGGACGTGTGCAGCCTTCCAGCTTAACAG GTATGCCTCAATCGATTGACACGTCCAACAGCATAGCCCAGCGCATACAGCTGATGATGTCCTACAGCGGCCAGAAAACGCGTCCCACAGGCAGCAAGAGCCGGGGTTCTGTAAGCATTCGGTCGGTGCCTGATACCATATCGGACTCAGGAAGTCCCTCATTGGCTCCTTCCCGACAGGCTCTCTTGTCTACTACTCATCG TTTATCAGTGAGCTTCTTCACAGAACTGATCACGCGGGAGTTGGAGGAGCTGAAGACCGCCCTGGAGACGCTGAGCAAAGAGGGTCAGGCGACCATGTTCAATCTGAACGCACAGATTGCCGAGAAGCGACTGGCACTTGAAGCGGTCAAATCGCTGTGTGCCGCTTTCGAGCAGAATGTGCTGATTGACGGGCTCGATCCGTTGAATGGCCGGTTGTCGTCTCAAAAGTATTTGag ATTTGTGAACGACACGACCCTGAAAGACCTGGAGCTGAAGTACGGCAAGATGCGGCTGCGCTGTAGCAGTGTGCGCAGTCAGCTGGTGCGCGTGCGCGCGCAATACGAGCAGAGGGTTGAGCTGGGGGACACCATCCATGCGGTCGACTTCGACGAACTGACCATCCACAACAAGGCCCACTCCAAGGTCATCGACGACAAGAACAACCAGATATTGAAGCTCAAGAAGGTCACTG CCATTTGTGGACAAAATTTGATAACAAACTATAGGAATTTTGAGCGGATACTTGAAGATCATAAAAATTCTGttgtaaaaataaaagaaagagagaatacTCTGGAAAAGATCATATCTGAGGCAAAAGAG GCTGGAGATGGAATTGAACTGGCTCAAAGACAAAATACACAAATAGAGGAACTTATCACAAATTACACG GCACCAGCAGTGATGGACTACATAAAACTCAAAGCTGAACTACTTGAGTTGAAAAGAAACATGAACATTTGGACAAGGAAAGTGGATCTTCAGCAGAATACGATCAGCCTCTTAACTCATAAATTAAAGTCAAAAAGTGGTCTAGAACAGAAGTCTCATTGGCTAAG
- the LOC111063518 gene encoding coiled-coil domain-containing protein 113 isoform X1, protein MFHIMKRSSKSSTSRASTFSVGSSRSCRINYSEISNDDLKHLIKNALDAVFFLSIENNILEKYLGRVQPSSLTGMPQSIDTSNSIAQRIQLMMSYSGQKTRPTGSKSRGSVSIRSVPDTISDSGSPSLAPSRQALLSTTHRLSVSFFTELITRELEELKTALETLSKEGQATMFNLNAQIAEKRLALEAVKSLCAAFEQNVLIDGLDPLNGRLSSQKYLRFVNDTTLKDLELKYGKMRLRCSSVRSQLVRVRAQYEQRVELGDTIHAVDFDELTIHNKAHSKVIDDKNNQILKLKKVTAICGQNLITNYRNFERILEDHKNSVVKIKERENTLEKIISEAKEAGDGIELAQRQNTQIEELITNYTAPAVMDYIKLKAELLELKRNMNIWTRKVDLQQNTISLLTHKLKSKSGLEQKSHWLRRQDHKSANSSESTEDTSTKVQASTTKSVTRKNSRINV, encoded by the exons ATGTTTCACATTATGAAAAGATCAAGTAAATCAAGTACTAGCAGGGCAAGCACTTTTTCAGTTGGATCATCGAGGTCATGTAGAATAAATT ATTCGGAGATTTCCAATGATGACCTGAAGCATCTCATCAAAAACGCTTTGGATGCAGTATTCTTCTTGTCAATcgaaaacaatattctagaaAAGTACCTCGGACGTGTGCAGCCTTCCAGCTTAACAG GTATGCCTCAATCGATTGACACGTCCAACAGCATAGCCCAGCGCATACAGCTGATGATGTCCTACAGCGGCCAGAAAACGCGTCCCACAGGCAGCAAGAGCCGGGGTTCTGTAAGCATTCGGTCGGTGCCTGATACCATATCGGACTCAGGAAGTCCCTCATTGGCTCCTTCCCGACAGGCTCTCTTGTCTACTACTCATCG TTTATCAGTGAGCTTCTTCACAGAACTGATCACGCGGGAGTTGGAGGAGCTGAAGACCGCCCTGGAGACGCTGAGCAAAGAGGGTCAGGCGACCATGTTCAATCTGAACGCACAGATTGCCGAGAAGCGACTGGCACTTGAAGCGGTCAAATCGCTGTGTGCCGCTTTCGAGCAGAATGTGCTGATTGACGGGCTCGATCCGTTGAATGGCCGGTTGTCGTCTCAAAAGTATTTGag ATTTGTGAACGACACGACCCTGAAAGACCTGGAGCTGAAGTACGGCAAGATGCGGCTGCGCTGTAGCAGTGTGCGCAGTCAGCTGGTGCGCGTGCGCGCGCAATACGAGCAGAGGGTTGAGCTGGGGGACACCATCCATGCGGTCGACTTCGACGAACTGACCATCCACAACAAGGCCCACTCCAAGGTCATCGACGACAAGAACAACCAGATATTGAAGCTCAAGAAGGTCACTG CCATTTGTGGACAAAATTTGATAACAAACTATAGGAATTTTGAGCGGATACTTGAAGATCATAAAAATTCTGttgtaaaaataaaagaaagagagaatacTCTGGAAAAGATCATATCTGAGGCAAAAGAG GCTGGAGATGGAATTGAACTGGCTCAAAGACAAAATACACAAATAGAGGAACTTATCACAAATTACACG GCACCAGCAGTGATGGACTACATAAAACTCAAAGCTGAACTACTTGAGTTGAAAAGAAACATGAACATTTGGACAAGGAAAGTGGATCTTCAGCAGAATACGATCAGCCTCTTAACTCATAAATTAAAGTCAAAAAGTGGTCTAGAACAGAAGTCTCATTGGCTAAG